The Saccharothrix variisporea genome has a segment encoding these proteins:
- a CDS encoding calcium-binding protein encodes MNTRTRLAALTAAMALSTLATTATATADDNPPPWAQLCGGLVPTIFAQPGVATTGTNLPDVIEGTPFPDVIYGAQGNDVICGLDGDDVIYGGPGDDLIYAQDGDDNVDSGIGNDTVIGGYGNDNVRAGDGEDTVLGGPGNDDMRGETGPDTLDGGPHTTQDRADGGPQPDSCPNSEVVVDC; translated from the coding sequence ATGAACACCCGAACCAGACTGGCCGCGCTCACCGCCGCGATGGCCCTGAGCACCCTGGCCACCACCGCCACCGCCACGGCGGACGACAACCCGCCCCCGTGGGCCCAGTTGTGCGGCGGCTTGGTGCCCACCATCTTCGCCCAACCGGGCGTGGCCACCACCGGCACCAACCTGCCCGACGTCATCGAGGGCACCCCGTTCCCCGACGTCATCTACGGAGCCCAGGGCAACGACGTCATCTGCGGCCTCGACGGCGACGACGTCATCTACGGCGGCCCCGGCGACGACCTCATCTACGCCCAGGACGGCGACGACAACGTCGACTCCGGCATCGGCAACGACACCGTCATCGGCGGCTACGGCAACGACAACGTCCGGGCCGGCGACGGCGAAGACACCGTCCTGGGCGGCCCCGGCAACGACGACATGCGAGGCGAAACCGGCCCCGACACCCTCGACGGCGGCCCCCACACCACCCAGGACCGCGCCGACGGCGGCCCCCAACCCGACTCCTGCCCCAACAGCGAGGTAGTCGTCGACTGCTGA
- a CDS encoding non-ribosomal peptide synthetase, translating to MVSQQPTAGELLREVTDLLGPEAAGLSEQDSLIEWGLDSIQLMQVANKWRRRGIKVPFALLAKRPTLAGWREILAEAAGVAPEPEVRVEVDEDAPFPLALMQHAYWIGRDEEAALGSVAAHLYVEFDGPDLDPDRLAAAVRKLVARHGMLRAEFGDDGRQRILPERRQEPVVLHDLRSAADGVVAARLEELRDASSHARLDVAGGEVFKIQLSRLPGGKARLHVDVDMLAADALSYRVLLADLARFYDEPSYEPAPIAYSYPRYLAEREVTKADERARAREWWQHRIPELPTAPDLPLVDSASSRVTRRHHWLAPEDRKRLAARAHEHGVTPAMAVATAFAETLSAWSAQPRFLMNLPMFDRQSTHPDVDQLVGDFTSSVLLEVDLSEGAAFAEHAKALQARMHEDAAHSAYSGVEVLRDLSRHHGEQVLAPVVFTSALNLGELFDARVRRCFGEAVWIISQGPQVLLDAQVTEVDEGLLINWDVREGAFPEGVVDAMFAAFRDLVTGLGQREEAWSRPVGNVLPAAQLEVRARVNATEGPRSGRLVQDGFFARAAETPDAPALLWGRDGVETYGSLADRALRVAASLRDKGVGVGDLVGVSLPKGPDQIAAVLGVLAAGAGYVPIGVDQPAARVERIRRIAGLSHVVTDVSGAAEALAEPVRAGEEDVAYVLFTSGSTGEPKGVEVPHRAAVNTIDDLNERFGIGPGDRCLAVSALEFDLSVYDVFGLLAAGGAVVLVEEGDRKDARQWVELVAGRGVTLVNCVPALLDMLLVAARPGELSGLRTVLLGGDWVGTDLPGRVRAQSPSCRFVGLGGTTETAIHSTVCEVSEVPPHWKSVPYGTPLRNVALRVVDVRGRDCPDWVTGELWIGGSGVAHGYRADPERTADRFVGFDGLRWYRTGDLARYWPDGTVEFLGRRDHQVKVRGMRIELGEVEAALAEYPGVRRGVAGVAGSQLVAAVAGEVDGEEVRAFVRTLLPPHMVPVRVVVLDQMPLTGNGKVDRKAVAGAWQAEVDAYVAPVTPLERVLAKVWAEVLGVERVGVDDPFFALGGDSVLATMIVGRVREALDTSEVTVRTLFGALTVGAMAARMVAEESVPGRLAQVAEIFLEVDALSAEDLEAEL from the coding sequence GTGGTGAGTCAGCAGCCGACAGCGGGCGAACTTCTGCGCGAGGTCACCGACCTGTTGGGCCCCGAGGCCGCGGGCCTGTCCGAGCAGGACAGCCTGATCGAGTGGGGCCTGGACTCCATCCAGCTCATGCAGGTGGCGAACAAGTGGCGGCGGCGCGGCATCAAGGTGCCGTTCGCGCTGCTGGCCAAGCGCCCGACGCTGGCGGGCTGGCGGGAGATCCTCGCCGAGGCGGCCGGGGTCGCGCCCGAACCGGAGGTCCGGGTCGAGGTGGACGAGGACGCGCCGTTCCCGCTGGCCCTCATGCAGCACGCGTACTGGATCGGCCGCGACGAGGAAGCCGCGCTCGGGTCCGTCGCCGCCCACCTCTACGTCGAGTTCGACGGCCCCGACCTCGACCCGGACCGGCTCGCGGCGGCCGTGCGCAAGCTGGTGGCCCGGCACGGGATGCTGCGCGCCGAGTTCGGCGACGACGGCCGCCAGCGCATCCTCCCCGAACGCCGCCAGGAGCCCGTGGTCCTGCACGACCTGCGTTCGGCCGCGGACGGCGTGGTGGCGGCGCGGTTGGAGGAGTTGCGGGACGCTTCCTCGCACGCCCGGCTGGACGTGGCGGGTGGGGAGGTGTTCAAGATCCAGCTCTCCCGCCTGCCCGGCGGGAAGGCGCGGCTGCACGTGGACGTCGACATGCTCGCGGCGGACGCTTTGAGCTACCGCGTGCTGCTGGCGGACCTGGCTCGGTTCTACGACGAGCCGTCGTATGAGCCGGCGCCGATCGCTTACAGCTACCCGCGTTACCTGGCCGAACGCGAGGTCACCAAGGCGGACGAGCGGGCACGGGCTCGGGAGTGGTGGCAGCACCGGATCCCCGAGCTGCCGACCGCGCCCGACCTGCCGCTGGTCGACTCGGCGTCCTCGCGCGTGACCCGCCGCCACCACTGGCTGGCCCCGGAGGACCGCAAGCGCCTGGCCGCCCGCGCCCACGAGCACGGCGTCACCCCCGCGATGGCGGTGGCCACCGCGTTCGCCGAGACGCTGTCGGCGTGGAGCGCGCAGCCCCGGTTCCTGATGAACCTGCCCATGTTCGACCGGCAGAGCACCCACCCGGACGTGGACCAGCTGGTCGGTGACTTCACCTCCTCCGTGCTGCTGGAGGTGGACCTGTCGGAGGGAGCGGCCTTCGCCGAGCACGCCAAGGCGTTGCAGGCGCGGATGCACGAGGACGCCGCCCACTCGGCGTACTCGGGCGTGGAGGTGCTGCGCGACCTGTCCCGCCACCACGGCGAGCAGGTGCTGGCACCGGTCGTGTTCACCAGCGCGTTGAACCTGGGCGAGCTGTTCGACGCGCGGGTGCGGCGGTGCTTCGGCGAGGCGGTGTGGATCATCTCGCAGGGACCGCAGGTGCTGCTGGACGCGCAGGTCACCGAGGTGGACGAAGGCCTGCTGATCAACTGGGACGTGCGGGAGGGCGCGTTCCCCGAGGGCGTGGTGGACGCGATGTTCGCCGCGTTCCGGGACCTCGTCACCGGGCTGGGGCAGCGCGAGGAGGCGTGGTCGCGGCCGGTGGGGAACGTGCTGCCGGCGGCGCAGCTCGAGGTCCGGGCTCGGGTCAACGCGACCGAGGGGCCGCGGAGCGGGAGGCTGGTGCAGGACGGGTTCTTCGCGCGGGCCGCGGAGACGCCGGACGCGCCGGCCTTGCTGTGGGGGCGGGACGGGGTGGAGACCTACGGCTCGTTGGCTGACCGTGCGCTGCGGGTCGCGGCTTCCTTGCGGGACAAGGGGGTTGGCGTTGGTGACCTGGTCGGGGTGAGCCTGCCCAAGGGGCCGGACCAGATCGCCGCGGTGCTGGGCGTGCTGGCGGCCGGGGCGGGGTACGTGCCGATCGGGGTGGACCAGCCGGCGGCGCGGGTCGAGCGGATCCGGCGCATCGCCGGGCTTTCGCACGTGGTGACTGATGTGTCCGGTGCGGCTGAAGCGTTGGCGGAGCCGGTGCGCGCAGGCGAAGAGGACGTGGCTTATGTGTTGTTCACGTCCGGGTCCACGGGTGAGCCCAAGGGTGTGGAGGTGCCGCACCGCGCGGCCGTGAACACGATCGACGACCTGAACGAGCGGTTCGGGATCGGTCCGGGGGACCGGTGCCTCGCGGTGTCGGCGCTGGAGTTCGACCTGTCGGTGTACGACGTGTTCGGGCTGCTGGCGGCGGGTGGCGCGGTCGTGCTGGTGGAGGAGGGCGACCGGAAGGACGCCCGGCAGTGGGTCGAGCTGGTGGCGGGTCGCGGGGTCACGTTGGTCAACTGCGTGCCGGCGTTGCTGGACATGCTGCTCGTCGCGGCTCGGCCCGGGGAGCTGTCCGGGCTGCGGACCGTTCTTCTGGGTGGCGACTGGGTCGGGACCGACCTGCCGGGGCGGGTGCGCGCGCAGTCGCCGTCGTGCCGGTTCGTGGGGCTGGGCGGCACGACCGAGACCGCCATCCACTCGACGGTGTGCGAGGTTTCCGAGGTGCCGCCGCACTGGAAGTCGGTCCCGTACGGCACGCCGTTGCGGAACGTCGCCCTGCGGGTGGTCGACGTGCGGGGGCGGGACTGCCCGGACTGGGTCACCGGCGAGCTGTGGATCGGTGGTTCGGGCGTGGCCCACGGGTACCGGGCCGATCCCGAGCGGACGGCGGACCGGTTCGTCGGGTTCGACGGGCTGCGGTGGTACCGGACCGGGGACCTGGCGCGGTACTGGCCGGACGGGACGGTCGAGTTCCTCGGGCGTCGCGACCACCAGGTGAAGGTGCGCGGGATGCGCATCGAGCTGGGTGAGGTCGAGGCGGCGTTGGCCGAGTACCCGGGCGTGCGTCGTGGTGTGGCGGGGGTGGCCGGGTCGCAGCTGGTGGCGGCTGTCGCCGGTGAGGTGGACGGGGAGGAGGTGCGAGCTTTCGTGCGCACCTTGCTGCCGCCGCACATGGTGCCCGTTCGGGTGGTCGTGCTCGACCAGATGCCGTTGACGGGCAACGGGAAGGTCGATCGCAAGGCGGTCGCGGGGGCTTGGCAGGCCGAGGTCGACGCCTATGTGGCACCGGTGACGCCGTTGGAGCGGGTGCTGGCGAAGGTGTGGGCCGAGGTGCTGGGCGTCGAGCGGGTGGGGGTGGACGACCCGTTCTTCGCGCTGGGTGGTGACTCCGTGCTGGCGACCATGATCGTGGGGCGGGTGCGGGAGGCGTTGGACACGTCCGAGGTGACTGTGCGGACGTTGTTCGGGGCGTTGACGGTGGGGGCCATGGCGGCGCGGATGGTGGCCGAGGAGTCCGTGCCGGGGCGGTTGGCGCAGGTCGCGGAGATCTTCCTGGAGGTTGACGCGTTGAGTGCTGAGGATCTGGAGGCTGAGTTGTAG